In Zingiber officinale cultivar Zhangliang chromosome 11B, Zo_v1.1, whole genome shotgun sequence, a single window of DNA contains:
- the LOC122033566 gene encoding uncharacterized protein LOC122033566 isoform X1 yields MGSNLEGGPFDNNASQEEEDTFAFVADSVVKSGEYHMPKKAVRTLSHSLSSDSGQDSSTENAEIKQTIIASVMHDSFVENAEHKQAIKASVVHDASENVVLNPEAILDAVEDSSFLQEQTNPAGCCLFSLDASKTSDLLDRRTCSIADEQHRRNCNMGNNSCNSGGQDSNNANHGHPEELKKKVMGCHFGLTDNSHIKNDEENIHKEAIDDCNNSGPEEGETNCKGNTTILMKSSTTYCSKDANSCHNTDGIKDPISSSNMSSKFQFSCSGSQNKDLSQCAMDDGNSPIMVKLFFANDDGKKDISDGKVSNEDSVKSQPQLVSSEGIDKCLGTENGGNGFKPQEEVKSRGCNEQSDTSKSKRQMSQGLLQPDVEGEDSEETEEDVKVCDICGDEGQEELLAICSRCSDGAEHIYCMRIMLAKVPEGEWLCEECQLKETADKVTGKSKAQISRIESPPPEESNQNNEFSMENKAIDPDIRRDNEELANLLPSKRKRETMKVDSVFKEKVNEADGASTGTNIPSKPSQLSHENCKKAASDILKLFPTTCEKLEGISHRDSDAQSFNPESSKIQTPYEQMHGTLSKSISFNNSKVPKVKQLLNNVPWKQNFAKESNLTNKRSKGPSRGITKSASFRTESCVRTLSKTHALSTSHPENSRGVKQVECGTMLGTRNSDYQFASQAVSAKSNLKIQSCDAELKRISDSRNLAGSKGSNDATGIANEGKKQPSANPSRTSGGTSVVRFYKNEEQRPFLPPPKFAMLRHRDDKTKDQTYINSKLAASIPNRCHKCNETGHPTQFCPVDKLRTTAMTPPSDQSLRAMDNRTIRQKNAFEISSWKLGTKRKSPEQFEEVLLGLADVNSEETTKTFAAVPRNMPSVESTMDVQDHKKSGVVPRSETDLDIVNDLAAMPVIQNMSDQASIEIGLMRASVIPEINYIWQGAFEVSTSTRSLTVLDGFQAHLSSYVSPIALEVAGQLPCKVQLEEVPRLSSWPLQFCENNPKEDNIALFFFAKNIDSYENYYWKLMDNILKNDLALIGVVGAVELLIFPSNLLPENSQRWNNLFYLWGLFRGRQENSLGDLSGLNERSPVNSLNMKSARKDLSMQTGTEVCSAVEISDDTSPKVTRSDKLLKENSSKYSSCIDLQAIPISGNENEEQPLVEDIVHKNVPDDEEQTKQILWSHPAACSFRNRSHDTSVCVLRPESKFQIDIEQMASEMEKDIHSSDKFTSDSDCRKDTEHHLVHACGTGVSSCEESPNAVSLSFGQGNDRNDLIADHPSWKSKPNLECAHPSSLETATKFSNHSLQTTGDATLCADDSSCKSE; encoded by the exons ATGGGATCAAATCTTGAGGGAGGACCTTTTGATAATAATGCctcccaagaagaagaagatacattTGCTTTTGTTGCTGATAGTGTTGTTAAGAGCGGGGAATATCATATGCCTAAGAAAGCAGTTAGAACACTATCTCATTCACTAAGTTCTGATTCAGGACAAGATTCATCTACTGAAAATGCTGAAATTAAACAAACAATTATAGCATCAGTTATGCATGATTCATTTGTTGAAAATGCTGAACATAAACAAGCAATTAAAGCATCAGTAGTGCATGATGCATCTGAGAATGTAGTCTTAAATCCAGAGGCTATTTTAGATGCAGTTGAAGATAGTAGTTTCCTTCAAGAACAAACTAACCCTGCTGGTTGTTGTCTTTTTTCCTTAGACGCCAGTAAAACATCAGATTTGCTTGACAGGAGAACATGCAGTATTGCTGATGAGCAGCACAGAAGAAACTGTAACATGGGAAATAATTCTTGCAATTCTGGAGGTCAAGATTCCAATAATGCAAATCATGGTCATCCTGAGGAATTAAAGAAGAAAGTCATGGGATGCCACTTTGGTTTAACAGACAATTCTCACATAAAAAATGATGAGGAGAATATTCATAAAGAGGCTATTGATGACTGTAATAATAGTGGGCCTGAAGAGGGTGAGACTAACTGTAAAGGAAATACAACAATTTTGATGAAGAGTAGTACCACATATTGTTCCAAAGATGCTAACTCGTGTCACAATACTGATGGCATAAAAGACCCAATTTCAAGTAGTAATATGTCTTCGAAATTCCAATTTTCTTGTTCAGGTTCACAGAACAAAGATCTGTCTCAGTGTGCCATGGATGATGGAAATTCTCCAATAATGGTCAAACTATTTTTTGCCAATGATGATGGGAAAAAGGATATTTCCGATGGTAAAGTCAGCAATGAAGATAGTGTAAAGAGTCAGCCTCAGTTGGTTTCATCAGAAGGCATTGACAAATGTTTGGGAACTGAAAATGGTGGCAATGGATTCAAGCCGCAGGAGGAAGTAAAGTCAAGAGGTTGTAATGAACAATCTGATACATCTAAATCAAAGCGTCAGATGTCTCAGGGACTTTTACAGCCTGATGTTGAAGGTGAAGATTCAGAAGAAACTGAAGAAGAT GTAAAAGTATGTGATATATGTGGAGATGAAGGTCAGGAAGAGTTGCTTGCTATCTGTAGTAGGTGCAGTGATGGAGCTGAGCATAT TTACTGCATGAGAATAATGTTGGCTAAAGTTCCTGAAGGTGAGTGGTTATGTGAAGAATGCCAATTGAAAGAGACTGCAGATAAAGTAACAGGAAAATCTAAAGCACAAATTAGTAGAATAGAATCACCACCTCCTGAGGAAAGTAATCAGAACAATGAATTTAGTATGGAAAATAAGGCAATTGATCCAGACATCAGAAGAGATAATGAAGAACTAGCTAATTTACTTCCGTCTAAAAGGAAGAGAGAGACTATGAAGGTTGATTCTGTTTTTAAGGAGAAAGTCAATGAAGCAGATGGTGCCTCTACTGGTACAAATATTCCAAGCAAACCTTCCCAGCTCTCACATGAAAATTGCAAAAAAGCTGCTAGTGATATACTAAAACTTTTTCCCACTACATGTGAGAAGTTGGAAGGTATATCCCATCGAGATTCTGATGCACAATCTTTTAATCCTGAGTCATCTAAGATACAAACACCTTATGAACAAATGCATG GGACTCtatcaaaatcaatttcatttaACAATTCAAAAGTTCCGAAAGTAAAACAGTTGCTGAATAATGTTCCTTGGAAGCAAAATTTTGCTAAGGAATCTAATTTAACCAACAAAAGAAGCAAAGGACCTAGCCGAGGAATCACAAAATCTGCATCATTCAGAACCGAGAGTTGTGTCAGAACATTAAGCAAAACTCATGCACTTAGCACGTCACACCCTGAGAATTCTAGAGGTGTCAAACAAGTGGAATGTGGGACCATGCTAGGTACGAGAAATTCTGATTATCAATTTGCCAGTCAGGCGGTATCTGCTAAGTCCAATTTGAAGATTCAAAGCTGTGATGCCGAACTAAAAAGGATATCTGATTCAAGAAATCTAGCCGGCAGCAAAGGATCAAATGATGCAACTGGTATAG CTAATGAAGGGAAGAAGCAGCCATCAGCAAATCCATCACGAACTTCTGGAGGTACATCTGTAGTTAGATTCTATAAGAATGAAGAACAAAGGCCTTTTCTACCTCCTCCCAAG TTTGCAATGCTTAGGCACAGGGATGATAAAACCAAAGACCAAACCTATATAAACTCTAAACTGGCAGCTTCAATCCCCAACCGATGCCACAAGTGTAATGAAACAGGTCATCCAACACAGTTCTGCCCAGTTGACAAACTTCGCACAACTGCTATGACACCTCCTTCTGACCAAAGTTTAAGAGCTATGGATAACAGAACTATTAGGCAGAAAAATGCATTTGAGATCTCGAGTTGGAAATTGGGAACAAAAAGAAAATCACCTGAACAGTTTGAGGAAGTTCTTTTGGGTCTTGCTGATGTGAATTCTGAAGAAACAACTAAAACTTTTGCTGCAGTTCCTAGAAATATGCCTTCTGTTGAAAGTACAATGGATGTTCAAGACCATAAGAAATCTGGGGTTGTTCCTCGAAGTGAGACAGATCTTGACATTGTAAATGACCTAGCTGCGATGCCTGTCATACAAAACATGTCTGATCAAGCTTCCATTGAGATTGGTCTAATGAGAGCTTCAGTAATTCCAGAGATAAACTATATCTGGCA GGGTGCTTTTGAGGTGTCGACGAGTACCAGGTCTCTGACAGTTTTGGATGGTTTCCAAGCTCACTTGTCATCTTATGTCTCCCCCATTGCACTTGAAGTGGCAGGACAATTACCTTGTAAAGTTCAACTGGAGGAAGTACCACGTTTAAGCTCATGGCCTCTGCAGTTTTGCGAGAACAACCCTAAAGAAGATAACATTGCTCTCTTTTTCTTTGCTAAAAATATTGACAG TTATGAAAATTACTATTGGAAGCTGATGGATAACATACTTAAGAACGATCTAGCTCTCATAGGTGTTGTTGGCGCTGTGGAACTTCTTATATTCCCTTCAAATTTATTACCAGAGAACTCCCAAC GTTGGAACAATTTGTTTTATCTTTGGGGTCTATTTAGAGGAAGACAGGAAAATAGCTTGGGAGATCTGTCTGGTCTGAATGAAAGGTCTCCTGTTAATAGTTTGAACATGAAATCAGCCAGAAAAGATTTATCTATGCAAACTGGTACTGAAGTTTGTAGCGCTGTTGAAATATCTGATGACACAAGTCCCAAAGTGACAAGGTCTGATAAATTGCTAAAGGAAAATTCATCCAAATATAGTTCCTGCATTGATCTTCAGGCTATTCCGATATCAGGAAATGAGAATGAGGAGCAGCCTCTTGTCGAGGATATCGTGCACAAGAATGTTCCCGATGATGAAGAGCAAACAAAACAGATTTTATGGTCTCATCCTGCAGCCTGCTCATTTAGAAACAGGAGCCATGACACTTCTGTCTGTGTTCTTCGTCCAGAATCAAAATTTCAGATAGATATTGAACAAATGGCCTCAGAAATGGAAAAAGATATCCATAGCTCG
- the LOC122033566 gene encoding uncharacterized protein LOC122033566 isoform X4 encodes MGSNLEGGPFDNNASQEEEDTFAFVADSVVKSGEYHMPKKAVRTLSHSLSSDSGQDSSTENAEIKQTIIASVMHDSFVENAEHKQAIKASVVHDASENVVLNPEAILDAVEDSSFLQEQTNPAGCCLFSLDASKTSDLLDRRTCSIADEQHRRNCNMGNNSCNSGGQDSNNANHGHPEELKKKVMGCHFGLTDNSHIKNDEENIHKEAIDDCNNSGPEEGETNCKGNTTILMKSSTTYCSKDANSCHNTDGIKDPISSSNMSSKFQFSCSGSQNKDLSQCAMDDGNSPIMVKLFFANDDGKKDISDGKVSNEDSVKSQPQLVSSEGIDKCLGTENGGNGFKPQEEVKSRGCNEQSDTSKSKRQMSQGLLQPDVEGEDSEETEEDVKVCDICGDEGQEELLAICSRCSDGAEHIYCMRIMLAKVPEGEWLCEECQLKETADKVTGKSKAQISRIESPPPEESNQNNEFSMENKAIDPDIRRDNEELANLLPSKRKRETMKVDSVFKEKVNEADGASTGTNIPSKPSQLSHENCKKAASDILKLFPTTCEKLEGISHRDSDAQSFNPESSKIQTPYEQMHGTLSKSISFNNSKVPKVKQLLNNVPWKQNFAKESNLTNKRSKGPSRGITKSASFRTESCVRTLSKTHALSTSHPENSRGVKQVECGTMLGTRNSDYQFASQAVSAKSNLKIQSCDAELKRISDSRNLAGSKGSNDATGIANEGKKQPSANPSRTSGGTSVVRFYKNEEQRPFLPPPKFAMLRHRDDKTKDQTYINSKLAASIPNRCHKCNETGHPTQFCPVDKLRTTAMTPPSDQSLRAMDNRTIRQKNAFEISSWKLGTKRKSPEQFEEVLLGLADVNSEETTKTFAAVPRNMPSVESTMDVQDHKKSGVVPRSETDLDIVNDLAAMPVIQNMSDQASIEIGLMRASVIPEINYIWQGAFEVSTSTRSLTVLDGFQAHLSSYVSPIALEVAGQLPCKVQLEEVPRLSSWPLQFCENNPKEDNIALFFFAKNIDSYENYYWKLMDNILKNDLALIGVVGAVELLIFPSNLLPENSQRWNNLFYLWGLFRGRQENSLGDLSGLNERSPVNSLNMKSARKDLSMQTGTEVCSAVEISDDTSPKVTRK; translated from the exons ATGGGATCAAATCTTGAGGGAGGACCTTTTGATAATAATGCctcccaagaagaagaagatacattTGCTTTTGTTGCTGATAGTGTTGTTAAGAGCGGGGAATATCATATGCCTAAGAAAGCAGTTAGAACACTATCTCATTCACTAAGTTCTGATTCAGGACAAGATTCATCTACTGAAAATGCTGAAATTAAACAAACAATTATAGCATCAGTTATGCATGATTCATTTGTTGAAAATGCTGAACATAAACAAGCAATTAAAGCATCAGTAGTGCATGATGCATCTGAGAATGTAGTCTTAAATCCAGAGGCTATTTTAGATGCAGTTGAAGATAGTAGTTTCCTTCAAGAACAAACTAACCCTGCTGGTTGTTGTCTTTTTTCCTTAGACGCCAGTAAAACATCAGATTTGCTTGACAGGAGAACATGCAGTATTGCTGATGAGCAGCACAGAAGAAACTGTAACATGGGAAATAATTCTTGCAATTCTGGAGGTCAAGATTCCAATAATGCAAATCATGGTCATCCTGAGGAATTAAAGAAGAAAGTCATGGGATGCCACTTTGGTTTAACAGACAATTCTCACATAAAAAATGATGAGGAGAATATTCATAAAGAGGCTATTGATGACTGTAATAATAGTGGGCCTGAAGAGGGTGAGACTAACTGTAAAGGAAATACAACAATTTTGATGAAGAGTAGTACCACATATTGTTCCAAAGATGCTAACTCGTGTCACAATACTGATGGCATAAAAGACCCAATTTCAAGTAGTAATATGTCTTCGAAATTCCAATTTTCTTGTTCAGGTTCACAGAACAAAGATCTGTCTCAGTGTGCCATGGATGATGGAAATTCTCCAATAATGGTCAAACTATTTTTTGCCAATGATGATGGGAAAAAGGATATTTCCGATGGTAAAGTCAGCAATGAAGATAGTGTAAAGAGTCAGCCTCAGTTGGTTTCATCAGAAGGCATTGACAAATGTTTGGGAACTGAAAATGGTGGCAATGGATTCAAGCCGCAGGAGGAAGTAAAGTCAAGAGGTTGTAATGAACAATCTGATACATCTAAATCAAAGCGTCAGATGTCTCAGGGACTTTTACAGCCTGATGTTGAAGGTGAAGATTCAGAAGAAACTGAAGAAGAT GTAAAAGTATGTGATATATGTGGAGATGAAGGTCAGGAAGAGTTGCTTGCTATCTGTAGTAGGTGCAGTGATGGAGCTGAGCATAT TTACTGCATGAGAATAATGTTGGCTAAAGTTCCTGAAGGTGAGTGGTTATGTGAAGAATGCCAATTGAAAGAGACTGCAGATAAAGTAACAGGAAAATCTAAAGCACAAATTAGTAGAATAGAATCACCACCTCCTGAGGAAAGTAATCAGAACAATGAATTTAGTATGGAAAATAAGGCAATTGATCCAGACATCAGAAGAGATAATGAAGAACTAGCTAATTTACTTCCGTCTAAAAGGAAGAGAGAGACTATGAAGGTTGATTCTGTTTTTAAGGAGAAAGTCAATGAAGCAGATGGTGCCTCTACTGGTACAAATATTCCAAGCAAACCTTCCCAGCTCTCACATGAAAATTGCAAAAAAGCTGCTAGTGATATACTAAAACTTTTTCCCACTACATGTGAGAAGTTGGAAGGTATATCCCATCGAGATTCTGATGCACAATCTTTTAATCCTGAGTCATCTAAGATACAAACACCTTATGAACAAATGCATG GGACTCtatcaaaatcaatttcatttaACAATTCAAAAGTTCCGAAAGTAAAACAGTTGCTGAATAATGTTCCTTGGAAGCAAAATTTTGCTAAGGAATCTAATTTAACCAACAAAAGAAGCAAAGGACCTAGCCGAGGAATCACAAAATCTGCATCATTCAGAACCGAGAGTTGTGTCAGAACATTAAGCAAAACTCATGCACTTAGCACGTCACACCCTGAGAATTCTAGAGGTGTCAAACAAGTGGAATGTGGGACCATGCTAGGTACGAGAAATTCTGATTATCAATTTGCCAGTCAGGCGGTATCTGCTAAGTCCAATTTGAAGATTCAAAGCTGTGATGCCGAACTAAAAAGGATATCTGATTCAAGAAATCTAGCCGGCAGCAAAGGATCAAATGATGCAACTGGTATAG CTAATGAAGGGAAGAAGCAGCCATCAGCAAATCCATCACGAACTTCTGGAGGTACATCTGTAGTTAGATTCTATAAGAATGAAGAACAAAGGCCTTTTCTACCTCCTCCCAAG TTTGCAATGCTTAGGCACAGGGATGATAAAACCAAAGACCAAACCTATATAAACTCTAAACTGGCAGCTTCAATCCCCAACCGATGCCACAAGTGTAATGAAACAGGTCATCCAACACAGTTCTGCCCAGTTGACAAACTTCGCACAACTGCTATGACACCTCCTTCTGACCAAAGTTTAAGAGCTATGGATAACAGAACTATTAGGCAGAAAAATGCATTTGAGATCTCGAGTTGGAAATTGGGAACAAAAAGAAAATCACCTGAACAGTTTGAGGAAGTTCTTTTGGGTCTTGCTGATGTGAATTCTGAAGAAACAACTAAAACTTTTGCTGCAGTTCCTAGAAATATGCCTTCTGTTGAAAGTACAATGGATGTTCAAGACCATAAGAAATCTGGGGTTGTTCCTCGAAGTGAGACAGATCTTGACATTGTAAATGACCTAGCTGCGATGCCTGTCATACAAAACATGTCTGATCAAGCTTCCATTGAGATTGGTCTAATGAGAGCTTCAGTAATTCCAGAGATAAACTATATCTGGCA GGGTGCTTTTGAGGTGTCGACGAGTACCAGGTCTCTGACAGTTTTGGATGGTTTCCAAGCTCACTTGTCATCTTATGTCTCCCCCATTGCACTTGAAGTGGCAGGACAATTACCTTGTAAAGTTCAACTGGAGGAAGTACCACGTTTAAGCTCATGGCCTCTGCAGTTTTGCGAGAACAACCCTAAAGAAGATAACATTGCTCTCTTTTTCTTTGCTAAAAATATTGACAG TTATGAAAATTACTATTGGAAGCTGATGGATAACATACTTAAGAACGATCTAGCTCTCATAGGTGTTGTTGGCGCTGTGGAACTTCTTATATTCCCTTCAAATTTATTACCAGAGAACTCCCAAC GTTGGAACAATTTGTTTTATCTTTGGGGTCTATTTAGAGGAAGACAGGAAAATAGCTTGGGAGATCTGTCTGGTCTGAATGAAAGGTCTCCTGTTAATAGTTTGAACATGAAATCAGCCAGAAAAGATTTATCTATGCAAACTGGTACTGAAGTTTGTAGCGCTGTTGAAATATCTGATGACACAAGTCCCAAAGTGACAAG GAAATGA